Proteins encoded by one window of Nocardia goodfellowii:
- a CDS encoding sigma-70 family RNA polymerase sigma factor, whose translation MDQQDWLSERFAEHRGHLHAVAYRMLGSPGAAEDAVQEAWLRISRADTGQVENLAGWLTTVVARVCLNMLESRRSRREDPAGALPPEPDAPNPALQPACPEEEALLADSVGVALLVVLDTLTPAERLAFVLHDVFGVSFGEIGVVLDRSSAATRQLASRARRRVQGVASASDAARSANRDLVEAFLAASRSGDFAALLELLDPNAVALEVRGAHAVAAFFAGRAHAARLALVDGVPGAVWWHRGRPKAVIRFTITNSRIIAITVDTEPHQLRDLGIVLLHSGNGERR comes from the coding sequence ATGGACCAGCAGGACTGGCTGAGCGAACGGTTCGCCGAGCACCGAGGCCACCTACACGCGGTGGCCTACCGGATGCTCGGCTCGCCGGGTGCGGCCGAAGACGCGGTGCAGGAAGCGTGGCTGCGGATCAGCCGCGCCGACACCGGGCAGGTGGAAAATCTCGCCGGCTGGCTGACCACGGTCGTGGCCCGCGTCTGCCTGAACATGCTCGAGTCACGCCGTTCCCGGCGGGAGGACCCGGCCGGAGCACTGCCGCCGGAACCGGACGCGCCGAATCCGGCGCTACAGCCGGCCTGCCCGGAAGAGGAAGCGCTGCTGGCCGATTCGGTGGGCGTCGCGTTGCTGGTGGTGCTGGACACGCTGACGCCCGCCGAGCGACTGGCATTCGTGCTGCACGATGTCTTCGGCGTCTCGTTCGGCGAGATCGGCGTCGTCCTCGATCGATCCTCGGCGGCGACGCGGCAACTCGCCAGCCGAGCTCGCCGCCGGGTGCAAGGCGTGGCGAGCGCCTCCGATGCCGCGCGCTCGGCGAACCGGGACCTCGTCGAAGCGTTCCTGGCCGCGTCCCGGAGCGGAGACTTCGCCGCCCTGCTGGAGTTGCTCGATCCGAACGCGGTAGCGCTCGAGGTACGCGGCGCGCACGCGGTGGCGGCGTTCTTCGCCGGGCGAGCCCACGCGGCCCGGCTCGCTCTGGTCGACGGCGTACCAGGGGCTGTCTGGTGGCATCGTGGCCGGCCGAAAGCCGTTATCAGGTTCACCATCACGAACAGCAGGATCATCGCGATCACTGTCGACACCGAACCGCACCAACTGCGTGACCTCGGCATAGTCCTGCTGCACTCCGGCAACGGGGAACGGCGATGA
- a CDS encoding VOC family protein produces the protein MSGTSCGITGVEAYALLVHDLDEALGFYCGVLGCTRRDDLEARPSVSVSVSPPAQPHVRIVLHSPGTDPATAPADRQTIADLMTRGILARRLVFGTDNCAATFERLEAAGAEVLQEPIARPDGARDCAFFDPSGNLLRFTESRSV, from the coding sequence ATGAGCGGAACCTCCTGCGGCATAACCGGAGTCGAGGCCTACGCGTTGCTGGTGCACGATCTGGACGAAGCCCTCGGCTTCTACTGCGGCGTGCTCGGCTGCACACGCCGCGACGACCTCGAAGCTCGGCCATCGGTGTCGGTGAGCGTCAGCCCGCCGGCGCAGCCGCATGTGCGGATCGTGCTGCACTCCCCCGGCACCGACCCGGCCACCGCACCCGCCGACCGGCAGACGATCGCGGACCTGATGACCAGGGGCATACTCGCCCGGCGGCTGGTCTTCGGCACCGACAACTGCGCGGCCACCTTCGAGCGGCTGGAGGCCGCCGGGGCCGAAGTGCTGCAAGAGCCCATCGCCAGGCCCGACGGTGCCCGCGACTGCGCCTTCTTCGACCCCTCCGGCAATCTGCTGCGGTTCACCGAATCCCGCTCGGTGTGA
- a CDS encoding LysE family translocator translates to MIEMTAVLGVAAIELGMVLTPGPNMVYLVSRTVSQGRRAGLVSLSGVAIGFMVYLVAATVGITAIFAVVPGLYLGLKLAGAAYLAYLAWKTLRGGLSVFEPSGLPADSARKLFTMGLVTNLLNPKIAIIYMALIPQFVTPEHGRVWLQSLLLGSVQISIALIVNGLIVLGAATLAAFLSGRPLWLRAQRWVTGTLLGAVAVLLATDRSRPVPA, encoded by the coding sequence ATGATCGAAATGACGGCGGTGCTGGGAGTGGCCGCGATCGAGCTGGGAATGGTGCTCACGCCGGGGCCGAACATGGTGTACCTGGTGTCGCGGACCGTCTCGCAGGGGCGGCGCGCGGGTCTGGTTTCGCTGTCGGGCGTCGCGATCGGGTTCATGGTGTATCTGGTGGCCGCCACCGTCGGCATTACCGCGATCTTCGCGGTGGTGCCGGGGTTGTATCTGGGCCTGAAGCTGGCCGGTGCGGCGTATCTGGCGTACTTGGCGTGGAAGACACTGCGCGGTGGACTCTCGGTGTTCGAGCCGTCCGGCCTGCCCGCGGACTCGGCCCGCAAACTGTTCACCATGGGACTGGTGACCAACCTGCTCAATCCCAAGATCGCGATCATCTACATGGCGTTGATCCCGCAGTTCGTGACGCCGGAACACGGGCGCGTCTGGTTGCAGAGTCTGCTGCTCGGCTCCGTACAGATCAGTATCGCGCTCATCGTCAACGGCTTGATCGTGCTGGGCGCCGCCACCCTCGCCGCGTTCCTCTCCGGCCGCCCGCTCTGGCTGCGCGCACAACGCTGGGTCACCGGCACCCTGCTCGGTGCGGTCGCCGTCTTGCTGGCCACCGACCGCAGCCGCCCGGTTCCGGCCTAG
- a CDS encoding LuxR C-terminal-related transcriptional regulator — MAPNPSTHPLLRVVSSLVLAITAMTLSVATAHADTRSTSSAVDQQPGAPRPGRAANGADPVRQHTISVLLADGQTFFRMGMRAAIAGQPDMTCVAEVGDGPAAVREIRRLRPAVALVDLDLPGLDDAGPIDADGTRILALSTAHTDENLYRALHLGASGFLARSGRVHDLLAAVRTAVHGTVLIDPTLTRQLITRLSAGIEPFPATPEVETLTPREHQVLRCIAKGYTNPEIGQALGIGEQTVKTHVSHVLTKLGVRDRIQAAVYAHSRRIGLLES; from the coding sequence ATGGCTCCGAATCCCTCGACCCATCCGCTGCTGCGTGTGGTGTCCTCGCTCGTTCTCGCGATCACCGCGATGACACTGTCGGTGGCGACCGCGCACGCGGACACACGCTCGACCAGCAGCGCGGTGGACCAGCAGCCCGGCGCCCCACGACCCGGTCGTGCGGCGAACGGCGCTGATCCGGTTCGGCAGCACACGATCTCGGTGTTGCTGGCCGACGGTCAGACGTTCTTCCGGATGGGCATGCGGGCGGCGATCGCGGGCCAACCGGATATGACCTGCGTCGCCGAGGTCGGTGACGGGCCCGCCGCCGTTCGGGAGATTCGACGCCTGCGACCAGCCGTGGCCCTCGTCGACCTCGACCTGCCCGGACTCGACGACGCCGGGCCGATCGATGCCGACGGCACCAGAATTCTGGCCCTGTCTACCGCGCACACCGACGAGAACCTCTACCGCGCATTACATCTCGGTGCGAGCGGGTTTCTCGCCCGATCCGGGCGAGTCCACGATCTGCTCGCCGCCGTCCGCACCGCGGTGCACGGCACCGTCCTCATCGACCCGACACTGACCAGGCAGTTGATCACCCGTTTGTCCGCCGGAATCGAACCGTTCCCGGCCACTCCGGAAGTCGAAACCCTCACTCCACGTGAGCATCAGGTCCTCCGGTGCATCGCGAAGGGGTACACGAATCCTGAGATCGGGCAGGCCCTCGGTATCGGCGAACAGACTGTCAAAACCCATGTGTCCCATGTGCTCACCAAGCTCGGCGTCCGGGACCGCATCCAGGCCGCGGTGTACGCGCACAGCCGCCGGATCGGGTTGCTCGAGTCGTAG
- the secY gene encoding preprotein translocase subunit SecY has translation MLSALMSAARTPELRRKVLWTLGLLGLFRLGAKLPSPGVDFAAVRSCVELKTGGESGGIYQLVNLLSGGSMLELSVFAVGIMPYITASIITQLLTVVIPRFEDLRREGQSGQATITQYTRYLAMALAVLQASTLVALAARGQLLSGCPEDIFVESSLFAMVTTVLVMTAGAALVMWFGELITERGIGNGMSLLILAAIAAQLPGQGRSILESRGGMVFTGVCLAIAAMIVGVVFIEQGQRRIPVQYAKRVVGRKMYGGSSTYLPLKVNQAGVIPVIFASSLLFLPNLLVQITQGNSGAVQEFVQTYLANPNHPVHLTGYFVLIVFFSYFYVAITVNPEERAAEMKKFGGFIPGYRPGKPTADHVSYILNRITLPGSCYLGAVVVLPNLVLDFGAAGSASALAFGGTSALIMVSVALDTVKQLESQVLTRNYEGFLR, from the coding sequence GTGCTTTCCGCCCTCATGTCGGCTGCCCGAACCCCGGAACTGCGCCGGAAGGTGCTGTGGACGCTCGGACTGCTGGGCCTGTTTCGGCTGGGCGCGAAGCTGCCCTCACCCGGTGTGGATTTCGCGGCGGTGCGCAGTTGCGTCGAGTTGAAGACAGGCGGCGAATCCGGGGGTATCTACCAGCTGGTCAATCTCTTGTCCGGCGGCTCGATGCTCGAACTGTCGGTGTTCGCCGTGGGGATCATGCCCTACATCACGGCAAGCATCATCACGCAGTTGCTGACTGTGGTGATCCCGCGGTTCGAGGACTTACGGCGGGAAGGGCAGTCCGGCCAAGCCACGATCACGCAGTACACCCGGTACCTGGCGATGGCGTTGGCGGTGCTGCAAGCGTCGACGTTGGTGGCGCTGGCCGCCCGGGGACAACTGCTGAGCGGATGTCCCGAGGACATCTTCGTCGAGAGTTCGCTCTTCGCGATGGTTACCACGGTGCTCGTCATGACCGCGGGCGCGGCCCTGGTGATGTGGTTCGGCGAGCTGATCACCGAGCGCGGTATCGGCAACGGGATGTCGCTGCTCATCCTCGCGGCCATCGCCGCACAGCTTCCCGGTCAGGGGAGATCGATTCTGGAAAGCCGGGGCGGGATGGTCTTCACCGGCGTCTGCCTGGCGATAGCCGCGATGATCGTCGGCGTGGTCTTCATCGAGCAGGGCCAGCGCCGGATTCCGGTCCAGTACGCCAAGCGGGTGGTGGGACGCAAAATGTACGGCGGTTCCTCGACGTACTTGCCGCTCAAAGTCAATCAGGCCGGCGTCATCCCGGTCATCTTCGCCTCGTCGCTGCTTTTCCTGCCGAACCTGCTCGTTCAGATAACACAGGGCAACTCGGGTGCCGTCCAGGAGTTCGTCCAGACGTATCTGGCGAATCCGAATCATCCGGTGCACCTGACCGGCTATTTCGTCCTGATCGTTTTCTTCTCCTACTTCTACGTGGCGATCACCGTGAACCCGGAAGAGCGCGCCGCGGAGATGAAGAAGTTCGGCGGGTTCATCCCCGGCTATCGGCCCGGCAAACCGACGGCCGACCATGTGAGTTACATCCTGAACCGGATCACCCTGCCCGGATCGTGCTACCTCGGTGCCGTTGTCGTGCTGCCGAACCTGGTTCTGGATTTCGGCGCTGCCGGATCCGCGTCGGCCCTGGCCTTCGGCGGCACATCCGCATTGATCATGGTGAGCGTCGCGCTGGACACGGTCAAACAGCTCGAAAGCCAAGTGCTGACCCGAAACTACGAGGGGTTTCTGCGATGA
- a CDS encoding dihydrofolate reductase family protein, with the protein MRKLIYGLSVSLDGYINDRDAGIDWTDPDDELHQFHNDRYRQVEVSLHGRRLYELMAEYWPHVPADAPPIEREFSELWTTKPKVVFSRTLTEVHWNSTLVSENAVDEVRRLKAGGDGVMEVGGAGLAASLMPHGLIDEYQMFLLPVVLGGGTPFFPSLDKRVALRLAETRHFEHAVLLRYLAT; encoded by the coding sequence ATGAGGAAACTGATCTACGGGCTCAGCGTGTCCCTCGACGGCTACATCAACGACCGGGACGCCGGTATCGACTGGACCGACCCGGACGACGAGCTGCACCAGTTCCACAACGACAGGTATCGCCAGGTCGAGGTCTCGCTGCACGGCCGCCGCTTGTACGAGCTGATGGCCGAATACTGGCCGCACGTGCCCGCGGACGCGCCGCCCATCGAGCGAGAATTCAGCGAGCTCTGGACGACGAAGCCGAAGGTCGTCTTCTCCCGCACGCTGACCGAGGTGCATTGGAACAGCACGCTGGTCAGTGAGAACGCGGTGGATGAGGTCCGCCGCCTCAAGGCCGGAGGTGACGGCGTCATGGAGGTCGGTGGCGCCGGCCTCGCGGCCTCGCTGATGCCACACGGGCTCATCGACGAGTACCAGATGTTCCTGCTGCCCGTGGTACTCGGCGGCGGCACACCGTTTTTCCCCTCGCTGGACAAACGCGTCGCGCTGCGGCTGGCCGAGACGCGGCACTTCGAGCACGCGGTGCTGCTGCGCTACCTGGCCACGTAG
- a CDS encoding cytochrome P450, giving the protein MYSDEFAADPHGAYRELRRTFGPLAPVELAPGVPATLVLGYHEAVRILNDPEHFPADPRAWQDTIPDDCPVKPMMMWYPNVLRNSGVTHLRYRQANVSAIEGVDLHTLHAIVERDAIPLINTFCESGEADLVTQYAFPLVFAGLNQMLGCPADIGQRVATGMAMLFDSVDDNAVRGMTMLSAALMDLIALKRREPGDDMVTRLLHHEAALDDTELLYNIISIYGAGIEPQQNLIINTLRLILTDDRFAGDVLGGSLSTRDALDEVLFNDPPMANFAISYPRQPISVGNVWLPANQPVMISFAGCNNDPAIGGGERIGNRSHLAWSIGPHACPARSVASLVAQEAVDQLLDALPELRLAVPADELSWRPGPFHRALASLPVVFPASPPLNVM; this is encoded by the coding sequence ATGTATTCCGACGAATTCGCCGCCGATCCGCACGGCGCCTACCGCGAATTGCGCCGTACCTTCGGTCCTCTGGCGCCGGTGGAGCTGGCGCCGGGGGTGCCGGCGACGCTGGTGCTCGGCTATCACGAAGCGGTGCGCATCCTGAACGACCCGGAGCATTTCCCGGCTGATCCGCGCGCCTGGCAGGACACGATCCCGGACGACTGCCCGGTGAAGCCGATGATGATGTGGTATCCGAATGTGTTGCGCAACAGCGGCGTTACGCACCTGCGCTACCGGCAGGCCAACGTCAGCGCCATCGAAGGCGTCGACCTGCACACGCTGCACGCCATCGTCGAACGCGACGCCATCCCGCTGATCAACACCTTCTGCGAAAGCGGCGAGGCGGATCTGGTGACGCAGTATGCCTTTCCGCTGGTCTTCGCCGGGCTCAACCAAATGCTGGGCTGCCCAGCGGATATCGGGCAGCGGGTGGCGACGGGCATGGCCATGCTGTTCGATTCGGTCGACGACAACGCCGTGCGCGGCATGACCATGCTCAGCGCCGCACTGATGGACCTGATCGCGCTCAAGCGGCGCGAACCCGGCGACGATATGGTCACCCGCCTGCTGCACCACGAAGCCGCACTCGACGACACCGAGCTGCTTTACAACATCATCAGCATCTACGGCGCCGGCATCGAACCGCAGCAGAATCTCATCATCAATACGCTCCGGTTGATCCTGACCGATGACCGGTTCGCCGGTGACGTGCTCGGTGGCAGTCTGTCCACCCGGGACGCTCTGGACGAGGTGCTGTTCAACGACCCGCCGATGGCGAATTTCGCCATCTCCTATCCGCGCCAGCCGATTTCCGTGGGCAATGTGTGGCTGCCCGCCAACCAGCCGGTCATGATCAGCTTCGCCGGCTGCAACAACGACCCCGCGATCGGCGGCGGCGAACGCATCGGCAATCGGTCGCATCTGGCGTGGAGCATCGGGCCGCACGCCTGCCCCGCCAGATCGGTGGCCTCGCTGGTGGCGCAGGAGGCTGTCGATCAGTTGCTGGATGCGCTGCCCGAGTTGCGTTTGGCCGTTCCAGCGGATGAACTATCTTGGCGCCCTGGGCCTTTCCATCGGGCGCTGGCGTCGCTGCCCGTGGTCTTTCCGGCGAGCCCGCCATTGAATGTGATGTAG
- a CDS encoding cytochrome P450 family protein, whose product MSLQPLALDLTGIDIQGENERIRARGPVALVELMGVPAWSVTDAALLKRLLADPRVSKDASQHWGSFINGEITADWPLFAWVAVDNMFTAYGADHRRLRKLVSPAFTHRRTAALRPRIEALVTSLLDDIAKTPAGESVDLRETFAYPVPIQVICELMGVPEEMEPALRTCVARFFDTEITPEAAQANYVEMFGLVGELVALRRDNPGDDMTSVLISTRDEDGERLTEKELVDTLMLVINAGHETTVNLLDQAIYNLLTHPEQLAAVREGRAGWDDVIEETLRYESPVAHLPLRYAVDDIEIDGIRIAKGDAILASYAAAGRDPELHGTTAATFDITRIKKDHLAFGHGAHHCIGAPLARLEAAIALPALFERFPALRFAVDPAEVPPVIGFISNGHRELPVYVSS is encoded by the coding sequence GTGAGCCTTCAACCTCTTGCGCTGGATCTGACGGGCATCGACATTCAAGGCGAGAACGAGCGCATCCGCGCGCGCGGGCCGGTGGCCCTGGTGGAATTGATGGGCGTGCCCGCCTGGTCGGTGACCGACGCGGCGCTGCTCAAGCGGCTGCTCGCCGACCCCAGAGTGTCGAAAGACGCGTCCCAGCACTGGGGTTCGTTCATCAACGGCGAAATCACCGCGGACTGGCCCCTTTTCGCCTGGGTGGCGGTGGACAATATGTTCACCGCTTACGGGGCCGATCACCGCCGGCTGCGCAAACTGGTCTCCCCCGCCTTCACGCATCGGCGCACCGCGGCGCTGCGCCCGCGCATCGAAGCGCTGGTGACGTCGCTGCTCGACGACATCGCGAAGACCCCGGCGGGTGAAAGCGTCGACCTGCGCGAAACTTTCGCCTATCCGGTACCGATCCAGGTGATCTGCGAACTGATGGGCGTGCCCGAGGAGATGGAGCCGGCCCTGCGCACCTGCGTCGCCCGCTTCTTCGACACCGAGATCACTCCCGAGGCCGCCCAGGCCAACTATGTCGAAATGTTCGGCCTGGTGGGCGAACTCGTCGCCCTGCGGCGCGACAACCCGGGCGACGACATGACCAGCGTGCTGATCTCCACTCGCGACGAGGACGGCGAACGGCTGACCGAGAAGGAGCTGGTCGACACCCTGATGCTGGTCATCAACGCCGGCCACGAAACCACCGTCAACCTCCTCGACCAGGCCATCTACAACCTGCTCACGCACCCGGAACAACTCGCCGCCGTGCGCGAAGGCCGCGCCGGCTGGGACGATGTCATCGAGGAAACCCTGCGTTACGAATCACCGGTCGCCCACCTGCCGCTCCGCTACGCCGTCGACGACATCGAGATCGACGGCATCCGCATCGCCAAGGGCGACGCGATCCTCGCCTCCTATGCCGCCGCGGGCCGCGACCCCGAGTTGCACGGCACCACGGCGGCGACCTTCGATATCACGCGAATCAAGAAGGACCACTTGGCCTTCGGTCACGGCGCGCACCACTGCATCGGCGCTCCCCTGGCCCGGCTCGAGGCCGCCATCGCGCTCCCGGCCCTGTTCGAACGATTCCCTGCCCTGCGCTTCGCCGTCGACCCGGCGGAGGTGCCGCCGGTGATCGGCTTCATCTCCAACGGCCACCGGGAACTCCCGGTGTATGTGAGTTCGTAA
- a CDS encoding MerR family transcriptional regulator, translated as MAEQKREYRVAELAEAAAVPVRTVRYYQERGLLAAPERRGRHAIYDNSHLERLTLIADLLARGHSLEGIADLITSAESGGGVSELLGFESIAATSWGGQEIRVELEQLLARFGDQVTEQNVAEAVALGYLRVDGADFYYASQSLLDSATTFVAAGYPLRSLLALSWELEAAFDRMAFAFMQEFRTHLLGPVLRYPSPTHVHDLGAALTELRPAVHQVVDELMARAMDRRIAVDLPEVAEQLSRASEPDPARNSLRD; from the coding sequence ATGGCAGAGCAGAAGCGCGAGTATCGCGTCGCGGAGCTGGCCGAGGCGGCGGCGGTGCCGGTGCGTACGGTGCGCTACTACCAGGAACGGGGTCTGCTGGCCGCGCCGGAGCGGCGCGGCCGCCACGCCATCTACGACAACAGCCACCTCGAGCGGCTGACCTTGATCGCCGATCTGCTGGCGCGCGGGCACAGCCTCGAAGGCATCGCCGACCTGATCACCAGCGCCGAATCCGGCGGAGGGGTCTCGGAATTGCTGGGTTTCGAGTCGATCGCGGCGACCTCGTGGGGCGGCCAGGAGATCCGGGTCGAGCTCGAGCAACTGCTGGCGCGCTTCGGTGACCAGGTCACCGAGCAGAACGTGGCAGAGGCGGTGGCGCTGGGGTATCTGCGCGTCGACGGTGCCGACTTCTACTACGCCAGCCAGAGCCTGCTCGACAGCGCCACCACATTCGTCGCCGCCGGTTACCCCTTGCGCTCGCTGCTCGCGTTGAGCTGGGAGCTCGAAGCCGCCTTCGACCGGATGGCGTTCGCGTTCATGCAGGAATTCCGCACGCACCTGCTCGGGCCGGTGCTGCGCTACCCTTCCCCGACCCACGTGCACGACCTCGGTGCGGCCCTGACCGAATTGCGCCCGGCGGTGCACCAGGTCGTCGACGAGCTGATGGCACGCGCGATGGACCGGCGCATCGCTGTCGATCTGCCCGAGGTGGCCGAGCAACTCAGTCGCGCGAGCGAACCCGATCCCGCGCGGAACAGCCTGCGGGACTGA
- a CDS encoding PucR family transcriptional regulator: protein MPTSSTRAQELHIAGVPAVVHLRRNPRLSQQLLTHVAGPDAAPGTRMACGVAWDEAVEVVGGCVNLIAAALQGRPPAKVPAALDTRIGDWAAEGVELEAVHQLTHAGFRFALDVLARRATSADRTALTAVEQRVGAVQETVVTSFASAYLRQIRAEAASPAAAAEALATALITGAPAPVRGAGGGAHGDEEYAVLALAHGHRRDDDTGRTELGTRRWLRRLRAELAARPGGSLPALLDDGGGIVLIPRPDEHAPAELFGRLQIATQTPLRAALVHARTGQVPEAARAAEELLDLAERLHRPAGLYRMRDLVLEYQITRPGPGRARLASILKPLRDHPELIETLVTYLRFDRNRQLAARAQHVHPNTVDYRLRRIETYTGMDPSHIRGLWYLQAALVAEAHETGARQPMSSIFSPGPADRRTESAAESA, encoded by the coding sequence ATGCCGACGAGCAGCACCCGTGCGCAGGAACTGCATATCGCCGGAGTTCCCGCGGTCGTGCACCTGCGCCGGAATCCCCGCCTTTCCCAGCAGCTGTTGACCCACGTCGCGGGCCCTGACGCAGCACCCGGTACGCGAATGGCCTGCGGGGTGGCGTGGGACGAGGCCGTCGAGGTGGTCGGCGGCTGCGTGAATCTGATCGCCGCCGCACTGCAAGGCCGGCCGCCCGCCAAGGTTCCGGCCGCGCTGGACACGCGAATCGGTGACTGGGCCGCCGAGGGCGTGGAACTCGAAGCCGTGCATCAACTGACCCACGCCGGGTTCCGGTTCGCGCTCGACGTGCTCGCCCGGCGCGCTACCAGCGCCGACCGCACGGCGCTGACCGCCGTGGAACAGCGCGTGGGAGCGGTCCAGGAAACCGTGGTAACCAGTTTCGCCAGCGCGTACCTGCGCCAAATCCGCGCCGAGGCAGCGAGTCCCGCCGCGGCGGCGGAAGCGCTGGCCACGGCTTTGATCACCGGAGCACCGGCACCGGTGCGGGGAGCCGGAGGAGGTGCGCACGGCGACGAGGAATACGCGGTCCTCGCGCTCGCCCACGGGCATCGACGTGACGACGACACCGGTCGCACCGAATTGGGCACTCGTCGCTGGCTGCGGCGGCTGCGCGCCGAACTGGCGGCCCGGCCCGGCGGGTCGCTGCCCGCGCTGCTGGACGACGGCGGCGGGATAGTCCTGATTCCACGTCCGGACGAGCACGCGCCCGCTGAACTGTTCGGCCGCTTGCAGATCGCGACACAAACGCCCTTGCGGGCCGCGCTCGTCCACGCCCGCACCGGCCAGGTGCCCGAAGCCGCCCGCGCGGCCGAGGAACTGCTCGATCTCGCCGAACGGCTGCACCGGCCCGCGGGCCTGTATCGAATGCGGGATCTGGTGCTGGAGTATCAGATAACCCGGCCGGGTCCGGGACGGGCGCGACTGGCCTCGATCCTGAAGCCCCTGCGCGACCATCCCGAATTGATCGAAACACTGGTGACCTACCTGCGCTTCGACCGCAATCGCCAACTCGCCGCCCGCGCCCAGCACGTGCACCCCAACACCGTCGACTACCGCCTGCGCCGCATCGAGACCTACACCGGCATGGACCCGAGCCACATTCGCGGCCTCTGGTATCTGCAAGCGGCGCTGGTGGCCGAGGCGCACGAAACCGGTGCGCGGCAACCCATGTCATCGATCTTTTCCCCCGGGCCCGCCGACCGGCGGACAGAATCAGCCGCCGAATCGGCATAG
- a CDS encoding EamA family transporter, with protein sequence MGEMLALASAVCFGVTHFLSALLARRADATAVAFYAQIGGCLLILAAAPLVTADSVTAAALAWGALSGIGTGLGVTFLYRGVGTGRVSVVVPLSDVGALALPVLFGVLLLGERPAAVGWLGIAAALPALWLVSRARDEDGVERFDGVRYGLLAGVGFAVQFIALARVGEAAGLWPLVASRLASVVAIAPLAANAPLRMPPRLLAATLGTGMLGTLAIALYTWATWQQLLAVAVVLAALYPVIPVVLGRTVLKEHINRTQALGLALSAAAIAGIALA encoded by the coding sequence ATGGGTGAGATGCTCGCGCTGGCGTCAGCGGTGTGCTTCGGTGTGACACATTTCCTGAGCGCGCTGCTGGCACGGCGTGCTGACGCGACCGCCGTCGCCTTCTATGCCCAGATCGGCGGGTGCCTGCTGATTCTCGCGGCGGCGCCGCTGGTCACGGCGGACTCGGTGACGGCTGCGGCGCTGGCGTGGGGTGCGCTTTCCGGGATCGGCACCGGGCTGGGCGTCACCTTCCTCTACCGTGGGGTGGGCACAGGCCGGGTGAGCGTGGTGGTTCCGCTCAGTGATGTTGGCGCGCTGGCACTTCCGGTGCTGTTCGGCGTGCTGCTGCTGGGTGAACGCCCCGCCGCGGTCGGCTGGCTGGGTATCGCCGCCGCCCTGCCCGCCCTCTGGCTGGTGTCGCGGGCCCGCGACGAGGACGGCGTCGAACGCTTCGACGGCGTCCGCTATGGACTGCTGGCCGGGGTCGGGTTCGCCGTGCAATTCATCGCGCTGGCCCGGGTCGGTGAAGCAGCCGGGCTCTGGCCGCTGGTCGCCAGCCGGCTGGCCTCGGTGGTGGCGATCGCGCCGCTGGCCGCGAACGCGCCGTTGCGCATGCCGCCGCGGCTGCTGGCCGCGACGCTCGGCACCGGCATGCTCGGCACGCTGGCCATCGCGCTCTACACCTGGGCCACCTGGCAGCAATTGCTCGCGGTCGCCGTCGTGCTCGCGGCGCTCTACCCGGTTATCCCGGTGGTTCTGGGCCGAACCGTGCTGAAGGAACACATCAATCGCACGCAAGCCCTCGGCTTGGCCCTGTCCGCCGCGGCTATCGCGGGCATCGCGCTCGCCTAG
- a CDS encoding MarR family winged helix-turn-helix transcriptional regulator, with amino-acid sequence MHERVANLLGAASLAVTDAIVRAAIAAGGVNATAGAALVVLADSDGIGVTELGRRVGVTQSAAARMVDLLAERGLVRRRGGSGRMVGVCLTPEGAAAAGRLLAARAAALEGALGEVAPAELAKLAELLESILRAVRAGGAEPDRICRLCDRAVCIAAGAACPVGAGAGHG; translated from the coding sequence ATGCATGAAAGAGTGGCGAATCTGCTGGGGGCGGCGTCGCTAGCCGTGACCGATGCGATCGTGCGCGCGGCGATAGCGGCAGGTGGGGTGAATGCGACCGCGGGGGCGGCGCTGGTGGTGCTCGCGGACAGTGACGGGATCGGGGTGACCGAGTTGGGGCGGCGGGTCGGGGTGACGCAGTCGGCGGCGGCGCGCATGGTGGACCTGCTCGCCGAGCGAGGGCTGGTGCGCCGACGCGGCGGCTCCGGGCGGATGGTGGGAGTCTGTCTCACGCCGGAGGGGGCGGCGGCGGCCGGACGGTTGCTCGCGGCGCGGGCCGCCGCGCTCGAGGGCGCGCTCGGGGAGGTAGCTCCGGCGGAGTTGGCGAAGCTGGCCGAATTGCTCGAATCGATCTTGCGTGCGGTGCGTGCCGGAGGTGCCGAGCCGGATCGGATCTGCCGGCTCTGCGACCGGGCGGTCTGTATCGCGGCGGGTGCGGCGTGCCCGGTCGGTGCGGGGGCCGGGCATGGGTGA